A window of the Hypomesus transpacificus isolate Combined female chromosome 22, fHypTra1, whole genome shotgun sequence genome harbors these coding sequences:
- the lcorl gene encoding uncharacterized protein lcorl isoform X2, translated as MADVQCPNSKCTAERKGFRLKLDSWRHKLIHCVGFESILEGIYGPLLLKDISIFDDCEPEELDNWSMDASCSFCSLQLDKLGDHVPVATSPLSSPSDEMPSQAPSFLESNQSAHRFLYTVFHKKDVPLSSCDPNVPLVAQELMKKMIHQFALEYASKSPLYTTKNGYTTALLRPGPSDPDAPLDLTVSKYQENHGKEPQPEGVLDLSKRTSAPSAPSSLPTNQNLSGLQLPTNSEESQCEAEDAGMLETLNGCKSALQAVLQMLCPVHRSLLQQILTVAFQEHRWAFACTHRQLTQAESHCCHRAGELQDGTPPPPPFNDSNSHSRAPTYSSSDCNGQTDSLATRLSLDCNAHSSAPLTFSDTQVPSVSGCCCVQSCRMAADPGSPVCVCLKSLQCLPCQSLAVGRINKVVCAFTSSSSSSSPSLCPTSKLCPTSSVCPASTVCCSSSHNPLPCACCSEHTCLVRDTAEGSREVSGGKDPQCSVVLVRETPRSPSPPPLSPIPSDINGKAEEKPPSLLHHRDEGEDVQDHYMESNGQQGVSADVEIIKYPECKIPEQSQAEQNQSGILLQDVVDRFSEKLETIKPQEKDLPLPSLSSQSLEKGLNLCSLSNQSLESQKEAHLNEIITTCLYQDKNNDYNLSDLFHSHDINANQSPKTRFRRLQEARAAMRKTPDQPSTRRHTLEIKRELARLDPNNCWRKRSLGRNGKSKDGSAVASPPINSSCETSPVKEEMEGIRKNNIAKLEKMTPDWESTRVREEEEVDKIPIGETDTLTEERRIERGTQDVVKSNISEVVEMKKEEGQGRGVSEEESIERLNKEAQWNRVTLDEGQKSGVGEEVKTVIVTEEVKMEMLTEDEGKGMANMEGGTSVDNQTPSTTLQLNTIAEIVVKDESETPSSDKAYGHYLPEIPRTHKQLLTLSHDNDSLTRASGQGKRGRPERKDVPMSIQGKSRRNTVQRSRRQIVPPQRFSSYVTEPRKMYFAACFSESIFSQKTLKDRPLTDNGSDASYSQTASNNIHKAREEPLHSMPQLERQENEMNASECLLGERPGSPPIVLVCQSVQVTVPSAEKSSPKHSLQKRTDVRKSVARPNGRLQSPPTKRLNSESKLGIKSPKDHSKQKGDLTSDNTTISAKSQDTQYISPIKLMFVSPVGEDGVRYILRSAVSGSDGQGEETFDPCESSSWAGTPEKTKSPLVEHIALLPKRSPTKSGEGSPSKQAVITDTYRSTGSLNGIGGERQEGPLPFHETTLKRRPGRPKKLGPQLEKREKRPIGRPPKQKCVDQASCGPGTDGASFVNPKRAPEPDMEDKPNKNLKITVVYGRSRRSKRLVLEDSGLLQTSMIESPKVVSTNAHLDKTNVFQDNIVKDAPLIVEDLNFVRPVKDRREAPHSSSNIKCQKFKGGVPMRKPGRPAKVKISGISVTVTTVSPRQCKIHINRDARESPQRIRKKLLPEFQPSKDPKTISVQTSNDGTQTENKEDSKDSRKERPLPVRHSVRVRKPSVYLLHSVATSRSYSHSTALLRRSRQLLLNKASSQRKQEEAQGGGETSGEKPHLYVQAGKWNERKQVCQDLSHVAGVSMDSIFPQSGTLKWWAVSTQEKTLNQELARRIRLVSETWISDTHTNQERTSLKTRVSVKASSTSTKRPEPISMVRMLFDCPPTKPRSCSMGQLCSWFMQTTETQSLAIVKKASTRNPYEVMHYPHVTNRGSVSPSPQAERLRKHVKKFATAVPKSPTEHRQAQERLWYRSRRIVKHQLFASTVAPGRLCQRARWWKRRGMGNYLSNLLRVKSKFLTRRERVNRPKRQTNHMRLIKRGIPANKFPEQVKFSLKSSEKPFSSTATDHSFDDLENIWPASPAPLTEEMADIPKAQRLSSKAWSPETLKECKVFLKKINSPDTESTAEEDWDTCTVMLDDGSPSAYCPNGGRVEGGEREDNKAVKMQRKKRMKKRTKTKESDCSSLNETDQDGVGAGIRKGKQRSFEKVASESLLPSPAKLIRQSQGRGLTGLRWRDFVVGSSK; from the exons ATGGCGGATGTACAGTGCCCCAACTCAAAATGCACGGCAGAAAGGAAAGGTTTCAGACTGAAACTCGATTCCTGGCGGCACAAACTGATACACTGCGTGG GGTTTGAAAGCATTCTGGAGGGAATCTATGGACCATTACTTCTGAAAGACATCAGTATATTTGATG ATTGTGAACCAGAGGAGTTGGACAACTGGTCCATGGATGCCAGCTGCTCATTCTGCTCCCTTCAGCTCGACAAACTCGGT gacCATGTCCCTGTGGCCActtcccccctgtcctcacccTCAGATGAGATGCCTTCGCAGGCCCCATCCTTCCTGGAAAGCAACCAATCAGCACACAGGTTCCTTTACACTGTGTTCCACAAAAAAG ATGTACCTCTATCCAGCTGTGACCCCAACGTCCCTCTGGTGGCTCAGGAGCTGATGAAGAAAATGATACATCAGTTTGCCTTGGAGTATGCCTCTAAAAGCCCCCTCTACACCACCAAGAATGGCTATACTACTGCCTTGCTTCGACCTGGCCCCTCTGACCCAGATGCTCCCCTGGACCTTACTGTAAGCAAGTACCAGGAGAACCATGGAAAGGAACCTCAGCCAG AGGGTGTACTGGACCTCTCAAAGAGAACCTCTGCTCCCTCGGCCCCATCATCATTGCCTACCAATCAGAACTTGTCAGG CTTGCAGTTGCCAACCAATTCTGAAGAAAGTCAGTGTGAAGCAGAAGATGCCGGGATGCTGGAAACCTTAAATGGATGCAAGTCTGCATTGCAGGCGGTTCTCCAAATGCTCTGCCCAGTCCACCGCTCACTGCTGCAGCAGATCTTAACAGTAGCCTTCCAGGAGCATCGCTGGGCTTTTGCTTGCACCCATCGCCAACTCACTCAGGCCGAATCTCATTGCTGCCATCGGGCAGGGGAGCTGCAGGACGGCacgccccctccaccacccttcaACGATAGCAATTCCCATAGCAGAGCCCCTACCTATTCCTCTAGTGACTGTAACGGTCAAACCGATAGTCTAGCCACCCGTTTGTCATTAGACTGTAATGCCCATAGTAGCGCTCCTCTCACCTTCAGTGACACACAGGTTCCTTCAGTAAGTGGCTGCTGCTGTGTGCAGAGCTGCAGAATGGCAGCCGACCCGGGTAGTCCTGTTTGTGTCTGCTTGAAGAGCCTCCAGTGCCTCCCCTGCCAAAGCCTGGCCGTTGGACGCATCAACAAAGTGGTTTGCGCCTtcacgtcctcctcctcctcttcatccccttCTTTGTGCCCTACCTCCAAATTATGTCCCACTTCCTCTGTGTGCCCTGCTTCAACTGTCTGCTGTAGTAGTTCTCACAACCCTCTGCCTTGCGCCTGCTGCTCAGAACATACGTGTTTGGTTAGAGATACAGCAGAGGGAAGTAGAGAAGTAAGTGGAGGCAAAGATCCCCAATGTTCTGTCGTCCTAGTAAGGGAGACACCCCGtagtccctcccctcccccgctgTCTCCCATCCCCTCAGACATCAATGGAAAGGCAGAGGAAaagcctccctcccttctaCACCACAGAGACGAAGGGGAAGATGTCCAAGACCATTATATGGAGAGCAACGGCCAACAAGGAGTGAGTGCAGATGTGGAAATCATAAAATATCCAGAGTGTAAAATACCTGAGCAGAGTCAAGCAGAGCAGAACCAAAGTGGTATTTTACTGCAAGATGTGGTTGATCGCTTCAGCGAGAAACTGGAGACAATCAAACCTCAGGAAAAGGACCTTCCCCTACCCTCGTTATCCAGTCAAAGCCTTGAAAAAGGTCTCAACTTGTGCTCCTTATCCAATCAGAGCCTGGAATCGCAAAAAGAAGCCCACCTAAATGAGATCATCACCACGTGTCTGTATCAAGACAAAAATAACGATTACAACCTCAGTGATCTCTTTCACAGTCACGACATCAACGCGAACCAATCACCTAAGACACGTTTTCGCCGGCTACAAGAGGCACGTGCAGCCATGAGGAAGACGCCTGACCAGCCCTCTACTCGAAGACACACCCTTGAAATCAAACGCGAGCTGGCGAGACTTGATCCAAACAATTGCTGGAGAAAGCGGTCTCTTGGAAGGAATGGCAAATCGAAAGATGGCAGTGCTGTTGCATCCCCTCCAATTAACTCCTCCTGTGAGACAAGCCCTGTGAAAGAAGAAATGGAGGGAATCAGAAAGAATAACATTGCCAAATTGGAGAAAATGACACCGGACTGGGAGAGTACCAGAgtcagagaagaggaagaggttgaTAAAATCCCAATTGGAGAGACAGACACTCTGACAGAGGAAAgaagaatagagagagggacacaggatGTGGTTAAGAGCAACATCAGTGAGGTGGTTGAAATGAAGAAAGAGGAAGGACAGGGTAGGGGTGTCTCGGAGGAGGAAAGTATAGAGAGATTGAACAAAGAGGCTCAATGGAACCGGGTCACATTAGATGAAGGACAGAAGAGCGGTGTAGGAGAGGAGGTAAAGACTGTGATAGTCACAGAGGAGGTAAAAATGGAGATGCTTACAGAAGATGAGGGAAAGGGGATGGCCAATATGGAGGGGGGAACATCTGTGGACAATCAAACGCCATCAACCACACTGCAGCTAAACACCATAGCTGAAATTGTGGTTAAGGATGAATCAGAAACACCAAGCAGTGACAAAGCCTATGGCCATTACTTGCCTGAAATCCCGAGGACGCATAAACAGCTTCTTACTCTAAGCCATGACAATGATTCACTTACTAGAGCCAGTGGTCAGGGTAAAAGAGGTAGACCAGAAAGGAAAGATGTGCCTATGTCCATTCAAGGAAAATCAAGGAGAAACACGGTTCAGAGATCCAGGAGACAAATAGTTCCTCCACAGCGGTTTTCCTCGTATGTCACAGAGCCAAGGAAAATGTACTTTGCTGCTTGTTTCTCTGAGAGCATCTTTAGCCAGAAAACATTAAAGGACAGGCCTCTTACTGACAATGGGTCAGATGCATCCTACTCACAAACGGCTAGCAATAATATCCATAAAGCCAGAGAAGAACCTCTGCACTCCATGCCTCAGCTTGAAAGACAGGAAAATGAGATGAATGCCAGTGAGTGTCTGCTGGGAGAACGTCCAGGAAGTCCCCCCATTGTGCTAGTGTGTCAGAGTGTTCAAGTCACAGTACCCTCTGCTGAAAAGAGTTCACCAAAACACTCCTTGCAGAAAAGGACAGATGTTAGGAAAAGTGTAGCGAGGCCTAATGGACGGTTACAATCCCCACCAACAAAACGTTTAAATTCAGAATCCAAATTAGGCATTAAATCTCCCAAGGACCATTCAAAGCAAAAAGGAGACTTGACCTCTGACAACACCACTATTTCAGCCAAAAGCCAAGACACCCAGTACATCAGTCCAATAAAACTGATGTTTGTGTCTCCAGTGGGTGAAGATGGGGTTAGATACATTCTACGGTCAGCAGTTTCTGGCTCCGATGGACAGGGAGAGGAAACATTTGACCCATGTGAGTCGTCGTCATGGGCTGGAACACCTGAAAAGACCAAGAGTCCACTTGTGGAGCATATTGCTTTACTGCCAAAGAGGAGTCCTACAAAATCTGGAGAGGGTAGCCCATCAAAACAAGCTGTCATCACTGACACTTACAGATCAACTGGCTCACTGAATGGTATTGGTGGTGAGAGGCAGGAGGGCCCCCTGCCTTTTCACGAAACCACGCTAAAGAGGCGTCCAGGGCGCCCCAAGAAGTTGGGTCCTCAACTGGAGAAAAGGGAGAAGAGGCCAATTGGTAGGCCGCCAAAGCAGAAGTGTGTGGATCAAGCATCATGCGGCCCTGGAACTGATGGGGCCAGTTTTGTTAATCCAAAAAGAGCTCCTGAACCGGATATGGAGGATAAACCCAACAAGAACCTTAAAATTACAGTGGTTTATGGACGGTCAAGAAGAAGCAAGAGGCTAGTGTTAGAGGACTCAGGTCTCCTCCAGACAAGCATGATTGAGTCTCCTAAGGTTGTAAGCACAAATGCCCACTTGGACAAAACAAATGTGTTTCAGGACAATATTGTAAAGGATGCTCCACTAATAGTGGAAGATTTGAATTTTGTCAGGCCTGTGAAAGATAGAAGAGAGGCCCCTCACTCCAGCAGCAACATCAAATGTCAAAAGTTTAAAGGTGGAGTACCTATGAGAAAACCAGGGAGACCTGCTAAAGTCAAGATTTCTGGAATATCAGTCACTGTAACCACAGTTTCCCCCAGACAATGCAAGATCCACATTAACAGGGATGCCAGAGAATCTCCACAGAGAATCCGTAAAAAGCTCCTGCCAGAGTTCCAGCCTTCCAAAGATCCTAAGACAATCAGTGTTCAAACAAGCAACGACGGCACTCAAACCGAAAACAAGGAAGACTCTAAGGACAGTAGGAAAGAGCGTCCTCTACCTGTGCGTCATTCTGTAAGAGTGAGGAAGCCCTCTGTTTATTTGCTGCACTCTGTTGCCACGTCTAGGTCATACAGCCACAGTACAGCTTTATTGCGGCGTTCCAGACAGCTCTTACTAAACAAAGCCAGCAGCCAGAGGAAGCAGGAGGAAGctcaagggggaggggagacctCTGGGGAGAAACCGCATCTATATGTGCAGGCTGGGAAATGGAATGAAAGAAAACAGGTGTGTCAAGATTTGAGCCATGTGGCAGGGGTATCCATGGACTCTATATTCCCTCAAAGTGGTACTTTAAAATGGTGGGCAGTGTCAACCCAGGAAAAGACCCTGAACCAAGAGCTGGCACGAAGGATACGTCTCGTCTCTgaaacctggatctctgacaccCATACTAACCAGGAAAGGACATCTTTGAAAACTAGGGTGTCTGTGAAAGCTTCCTCCACATCTACAAAAAGGCCAGAGCCCATTTCCATGGTCAGGATGCTGTTTGACTGTCCTCCTACCAAGCCAAGGTCCTGTAGCATGGGCCAGCTTTGTTCCTGGTTTATGCAGACTACAGAAACCCAGTCCTTGGCCATTGTCAAAAAGGCAAGCACTCGAAACCCCTACGAGGTTATGCACTATCCACATGTTACCAACAGGGGCAGCGTTTCCCCAAGCCCACAGGCTGAAAGACTGCGCAAACATGTCAAAAAGTTTGCTACGGCAGTTCCTAAGAGTCCAACCGAGCACCGACAAGCACAGGAAAGATTATGGTATAGGAGCAGGCGGATTGTCAAACACCAACTCTTTGCTTCAACAGTGGCCCCTGGGAGGTTATGTCAGAGAGCACggtggtggaagaggagaggaatgggAAATTACCTGTCCAATCTGCTTAGAGTGAAGTCAAAGTTtctgaccaggagagagagagtcaatcggccaaaaagacaaacaaatcacATGAGACTGATTAAGCGAGGGATCCCTGCAAACAAATTCCCTGAGCAGGTGAAGTTCTCTTTAAAGTCCAGTGAGAAACCATTCTCTTCAACTGCAACAGATCATTCTTTTGATGATTTAGAGAACATTTGGCCTGCCAGTCCTGCTCCCTTGACTGAAGAAATGGCGGATATTCCGAAAGCGCAGCGACTCAGCTCTAAAGCTTGGAGCCCAGAGACCTTGAAAGAATGCAAAGTATTCTTAAAGAAGATCAACTCTCCAGACACAGAGTCCACCGCTGAAGAGGACTGGGACACTTGTACTGTGATGTTAGATGATGGCTCACCTTCCGCGTACTGCCCTaatggagggagagtggagggtggagaaagggaggacAATAAAGCTGTGAAAAtgcagagaaagaagagaatgaAAAAGAGGACAAAGACGAAGGAGTCAGATTGCTCCTCACTAAATGAGACGGATCAGGATGGTGTGGGGGCAGGCATAAGGAAAGGCAAGCAGAGAAGCTTCGAAAAAGTCGCCAGTGAATCACTGCTGCCATCACCAGCAAAGTTGATAAGACAGTCCCAGGGAAGGGGCCTAACCGGGCTGAGATGGCGTGACTTTGTAGTGG GCAGCTCGAAGTGA
- the lcorl gene encoding ligand-dependent nuclear receptor corepressor-like protein isoform X3, which yields MADVQCPNSKCTAERKGFRLKLDSWRHKLIHCVGFESILEGIYGPLLLKDISIFDDCEPEELDNWSMDASCSFCSLQLDKLGDHVPVATSPLSSPSDEMPSQAPSFLESNQSAHRFLYTVFHKKDVPLSSCDPNVPLVAQELMKKMIHQFALEYASKSPLYTTKNGYTTALLRPGPSDPDAPLDLTVSKYQENHGKEPQPEGVLDLSKRTSAPSAPSSLPTNQNLSGRQRRQREEYPERSSELSEGLLSKALRDVRSGSLEEHRAALLYGIPPRTLRQSLEALAEGGLSLLCCLNPGKGTGRDEVTSHDVVSAMQGGEARLLLQRVAAWAEQAELGGGIVENQEISGVSSSASCLDPRSLLKVLGYSHPQLRDDLSSPTSPTPSSDPPTPLRIPQVRSSNPPRPSNLEPYSLAESLQLHTSPTEGTSIGTAARPTAVKLKPHLLLDVCLGGADMSPCRLAIRSSSVDDSEEGGDRRDKDKQPRKKRGRYRQYDHDLLEEAITMVMGGRMSVSKAQGVYGIPHSTLEYKVKERSGTLKIPPKRKPVTSRPTDPGTLAGSTNSGTSASTAAVVKRF from the exons ATGGCGGATGTACAGTGCCCCAACTCAAAATGCACGGCAGAAAGGAAAGGTTTCAGACTGAAACTCGATTCCTGGCGGCACAAACTGATACACTGCGTGG GGTTTGAAAGCATTCTGGAGGGAATCTATGGACCATTACTTCTGAAAGACATCAGTATATTTGATG ATTGTGAACCAGAGGAGTTGGACAACTGGTCCATGGATGCCAGCTGCTCATTCTGCTCCCTTCAGCTCGACAAACTCGGT gacCATGTCCCTGTGGCCActtcccccctgtcctcacccTCAGATGAGATGCCTTCGCAGGCCCCATCCTTCCTGGAAAGCAACCAATCAGCACACAGGTTCCTTTACACTGTGTTCCACAAAAAAG ATGTACCTCTATCCAGCTGTGACCCCAACGTCCCTCTGGTGGCTCAGGAGCTGATGAAGAAAATGATACATCAGTTTGCCTTGGAGTATGCCTCTAAAAGCCCCCTCTACACCACCAAGAATGGCTATACTACTGCCTTGCTTCGACCTGGCCCCTCTGACCCAGATGCTCCCCTGGACCTTACTGTAAGCAAGTACCAGGAGAACCATGGAAAGGAACCTCAGCCAG AGGGTGTACTGGACCTCTCAAAGAGAACCTCTGCTCCCTCGGCCCCATCATCATTGCCTACCAATCAGAACTTGTCAGG GAGGCAGCGCAGGCAGAGGGAGGAGTACCCTGAGAGGAGCTCGGAGCTGTCAGAGGGGCTGCTGTCTAAAGCTCTAAGGGATGTTCGTTCTGGCAGTCTAGAAGAGCACAGGGCCGCTTTGCTCTACGGGATTCCGCCCCGCACGCTCAGGCAGAGCCTCGAGGCGTTAGCTGAGGGTGGGCTAAGCCTGCTATGTTGTCTGAATCCTGGAAAGGGCACCGGCAGGGATGAAGTGACGTCACATGATGTGGTGTCTGCAATGCAAGGTGGAGAGGCACGACTCCTACTGCAGAGGGTGGCGGCGTGGGCGGAGCAAGCGGAACTTGGAGGAGGGATCGTGGAGAATCAGGAAATCAGTGGCGTTTCGTCCTCGGCGTCCTGTCTTGATCCGAGAAGCCTCCTGAAGGTGCTGGGTTACTCCCATCCTCAGCTCAGGGATGACCTCAGCTCTCCAACAAGCCCCACTCCCAGCAGTGACCCTCCCACTCCTCTTCGCATCCCACAGGTCCGTTCATCCAATCCACCCAGACCGAGCAACCTCGAGCCCTATAGCCTGGCTGAGAGCCTGCAGCTCCACACTTCCCCAACTGAGGGGACCTCCATTGGTACTGCAGCCAGACCCACAGCAGTCAAGCTCAAACCCCACCTCCTGCTTGACGTGTGTCTTGGCGGAGCAGACATGTCACCCTGCCGCCTGGCTATACGCAGTTCTTCAGTCGATGATTCTGAGGAAGGAGGGGATCGTCGGGACAAGGACAAGCAGCCGAGGAAGAAGCGTGGACGCTACCGCCAATATGACCAtgacctgctggaggaggccatTACAATGGTGATGGGAGGCCGCATGAGCGTGTCAAAGGCCCAAGGGGTTTATGGGATTCCCCACAGTACGCTGGAGTACAAGGTGAAGGAACGATCTGGAACACTCAAAATTCCACCGAAAAGGAAACCTGTCACCTCCCGCCCAACCGACCCTGGAACCCTCGCTGGTTCCACAAACTCAGGGACATCTGCCTCAACTGCTGCTGTCGTCAAGAGGTTCTAG